The following are encoded together in the Vigna angularis cultivar LongXiaoDou No.4 chromosome 9, ASM1680809v1, whole genome shotgun sequence genome:
- the LOC108347141 gene encoding uncharacterized protein LOC108347141, with the protein MPVMKRYVLRLFISLKYITANVVDRSNGRIVATSSTAEHTIKGSLECGRSCNAKAATVVGEVLARRLKVEGLNEGEGRGIHANIGKEVGKKGFKNQTKVWAVMNALKNNGVKLILDDENDDKNSWPGS; encoded by the coding sequence ATGCCGGTTATGAAGCGATATGTTCTGAGATTGTTCATATCATTGAAGTATATCACTGCAAACGTGGTAGACAGAAGCAATGGTCGAATTGTAGCAACATCATCCACAGCAGAACATACCATTAAAGGGTCACTTGAGTGTGGCAGGTCCTGCAATGCTAAAGCAGCTACTGTTGTTGGAGAGGTATTGGCTAGGCGGCTCAAAGTTGAGGGCCTCAATGAAGGAGAAGGAAGAGGGATTCATGCAAACATAGGTAAAGAAGTAGGGAAGAAAGGATTTAAGAACCAAACCAAGGTTTGGGCTGTTATGAATGCTCTCAAGAACAATGGTGTCAAACTCATCCTCGATGATGAAAACGATGACAAAAATTCTTGGCCTggttcataa
- the LOC108346883 gene encoding protein NUCLEAR FUSION DEFECTIVE 4 — translation MNGKYTMVGESRKWVVLGASIWVQAFTGTNFDFSSYSSDLKSVLEITQLQLNYLSVASDMGKAFGWCSGLSLLHFPFWVVLFIAAFMGLFGYGFQWLLIHRFITLPYSLVFFLCLIAGCSISWFNTICYVLCIRHFPTNRSLALSLSVSFNGVSAALYTLIANAINSNDDTLYLLLNAILPVLISLLVLLPILHQPKPQPHSIDTIKHDSSIFLCLNILALVTGLYLIFLYSFSYTLATARVILVGAIFLLVLLIFVPSLVYSMKSSSFSLPTSFSFFYSILTRVDPDDKELYQELITIEDSAESKSAQSTREKKSLLEREQLTMLGEEHSIKLLVRRWDFWLYYIAYFCGGTIGLAYSNNLGQISQSLGHYSHISSLVTLYSTCSFFGRLLAAAPDFLNRRMHFARTGWFAAALVPTPIAFILLAISGSGAALHIGTALIGLSSGFVFSAAVSITSELFGPNNVGVNHNILITNIPLGSCLYGLLAALVYDSNAINSTHEIWLQEMSMCIGRNCYLQTFIWWSCISMVGLVSSFFFFLRTKQAYDNFEKNDNSNNIAT, via the exons ATGAATGGTAAATATACGATGGTGGGGGAATCAAGAAAATGGGTGGTTCTCGGTGCATCAATATGGGTGCAGGCATTCACCGGAACAAACTTTGATTTCTCATCGTACTCTTCAGATTTGAAATCTGTGCTTGAGATAACTCAGCTTCAGCTGAACTATCTCTCTGTGGCCTCAGACATGGGAAAGGCCTTTGGGTGGTGCTCTGGTCTCTCACTTCTCCATTTTCCTTTCTGGGTTGTTCTGTTCATCGCTGCTTTCATGGGACTCTTTGGCTATGGCTTTCAATGGCTTCTCATTCATCGCTTCATCACTTTGCCTTATTCTCTT GTTTTCTTTCTCTGTCTGATTGCTGGCTGCAGCATCTCCTGGTTCAACACCATCTGCTACGTCCTATGCATCAGACATTTTCCTACAAACCGTTCTCTTGCATTATCCTTGAGTGTTAGTTTCAATGGTGTGAGTGCAGCTTTGTACACTCTCATTGCCAATGCAATCAACTCAAACGATGACACTCTCTACCTATTACTCAATGCAATACTTCCAGTCCTGATATCTCTTCTAGTACTCCTCCCAATTCTCCATCAACCAAAGCCTCAACCACATTCTATTGACACCATTAAGCATGATTCATCAATCTTCCTCTGCCTCAACATCCTTGCCCTTGTAACAGGCCTCTACCTCATCTTCCTATATTCCTTCTCTTACACACTTGCCACTGCTCGTGTAATCCTTGTAGGTGCCATTTTTCTCCTTGTGCTGCTCATTTTTGTTCCTTCTCTTGTCTATTCTATGAAATCGTCTAGCTTTTCTCTCCCCACGAGTTTTTCCTTCTTCTACTCAATACTCACTCGCGTTGACCCAGATGATAAAGAGCTTTACCAAGAGCTCATTACCATCGAAGACAGCGCGGAGAGTAAAAGTGCACAAAGcacaagagagaagaaaagtCTCTTGGAGAGAGAGCAGCTTACTATGCTGGGGGAAGAGCATTCAATTAAGTTGCTAGTGCGTAGATGGGACTTCTGGTTGTACTACATAGCATATTTCTGTGGAGGAACAATTGGTTTGGCTTACAGCAACAACTTGGGGCAAATTTCCCAATCACTAGGACACTATTCTCACATTTCTTCTCTTGTCACACTCTACTCCACATGTTCCTTCTTTGGTCGCCTTCTTGCCGCCGCACCTGACTTCTTAAACAG GAGAATGCACTTTGCAAGAACAGGGTGGTTTGCAGCAGCCTTGGTGCCAACACCAATTGCATTCATTTTGTTGGCCATATCTGGTAGTGGAGCAGCATTGCACATAGGCACAGCCTTGATAGGGTTGAGTTCAGGCTTTGTGTTTTCTGCAGCAGTGTCTATTACCTCAGAGCTATTTGGTCCAAACAACGTTGGAGTGAACCACAACATCCTCATCACCAACATTCCTTTAGGTTCATGTCTCTATGGCCTTCTTGCAGCTTTGGTTTATGATTCCAATGCAATTAACTCAACCCATGAAATTTGGCTGCAAGAAATGTCCATGTGCATCGGGAGAAACTGCTACCTGCAAACATTCATTTGGTGGAGTTGCATTTCAATGGTGGGCTTGGTTtcaagtttcttcttcttcttaagGACTAAACAAGCTTAtgacaattttgaaaagaatgatAACAGCAACAACATAGCTACATGA